In a genomic window of Apteryx mantelli isolate bAptMan1 chromosome 2, bAptMan1.hap1, whole genome shotgun sequence:
- the PLEKHF2 gene encoding pleckstrin homology domain-containing family F member 2: protein MVDRLANSEANTRRISIVENCFGAAGQPLTIPGRVLIGEGVLTKLCRKKPKARQFFLFNDILVYGNIVIQKKKYNKQHIIPLENVTIDSIQDEGDLRNGWLIKTPTKSFAVYAATATEKSEWMNHINKCVSDLLSKSGKTPSNEHAAVWVPDSEATVCMRCQKAKFTPVNRRHHCRKCGFVVCGPCSEKRFLLPSQSSKPVRICDFCYDLLSTGEMTACQSARSDSYSQSPKSPLNDVSDDDDDEDSSD from the coding sequence ATGGTGGATCGCTTGGCAAACAGTGAAGCAAATACAAGACGAATAAGTATAGTGGAAAACTGCTTTGGAGCAGCTGGTCAACCTTTGACTATTCCTGGTCGCGTTCTGATTGGAGAAGGAGTGTTAACGAAGCTTTGTAGGAAGAAACCCAAAGCAAGGCAGTTTTTCCTGTTCAATGACATTCTTGTTTATGGTAACATTGTCATCCAGAAGAAGAAATACAATAAACAGCACATAATTCCATTGGAAAATGTCACTATTGATTCCATCCAAGACGAGGGAGATTTACGGAACGGGTGGCTTATCAAGACACCAACCAAGTCTTTTGCAGTTTATGCTGCCACTGCTACAGAGAAGTCTGAGTGGATGAACCACATAAATAAGTGTGTTTCTGATTTGCTTTCCAAAAGTGGGAAGACTCCTAGTAATGAACATGCAGCTGTCTGGGTACCAGACTCGGAAGCCACTGTGTGCATGCGCTGTCAGAAAGCAAAATTTACGCCTGTCAACCGTCGTCACCACTGTCGCAAGTGTGGCTTTGTCGTGTGTGGGCCTTGCTCTGAAAAGAGATTTCTTCTGCCAAGCCAGTCTTCCAAGCCTGTGCGAATTTGCGACTTCTGCTACGATCTTCTATCTACTGGGGAGATGACTGCTTGTCAGTCCGCTAGATCAGACTCCTACAGCCAGTCACCTAAATCCCCTTTAAATGATGtatctgatgatgatgatgatgaagacaGTAGTGATTAA